A region of Neovison vison isolate M4711 chromosome 7, ASM_NN_V1, whole genome shotgun sequence DNA encodes the following proteins:
- the MED17 gene encoding mediator of RNA polymerase II transcription subunit 17 — translation MSGVRAVRISIESACEKQVQEVGLDGTETYLQPLSMSQNLARLAQRIDFSQGSGSEEEEAAGAEGDAQDWAGAGSSADQDDEEGLVKFQPSLWPWDSVRNNLRSALTEMCVLYDVLSIVRDKKFMTLDPVSQDALPPKQNPQTLQLISKKKSLAGAAQILLKGAERLTKSVTENQENKLQRDFNSELLRLRQHWKLRKVGDKILGDLSYRSAGSLFPHHGTFEVIKNTDIDLDKKIPEDYCPLDVQIPSDLEGSAYIKVSIQKQAPDIGDLGTVNLFKRPLPKSKPGSPHWQTKLEAAQNVLLCKEIFAQLSREAVQIKSQIPHIVVKNQIISQPFPSLQLLISLCHSSNDKKSQKSATEKPSPEDHLYVLEHNLHLLIREFHKQTLSSIVMPHPASAPFGHKRMRLSGPQAFDKNEINSLQSSEGLLEKIIKQAKHIFLRSRTAATIDSLASRIEDPQIQAHWSNINDVYESSVKVLITSQGYEQICKSIQLQLNIGVEQIRVVHRDGRVITLSHQEQELQDFLLSQMSQHQVHAVQQLAKVMGWQVLSFSNHVGLGPIESIGNASAITVASPSGDYAISVRNGPESGSKIMVQFPRNQCKDLPKSDVLQDSKWNHLRGPFREVQWNKMEGRNFVYKMELLMSALSPCLL, via the exons ATGTCTGGAGTGCGCGCTGTGCGCATCAGCATCGAGTCGGCCTGCGAGAAGCAGGTCCAGGAGGTGGGCCTGGATGGCACTGAGACGTACCTGCAGCCGCTGTCCATGTCGCAGAACCTGGCGCGCCTGGCCCAGCGGATCGACTTCAGCCAGGGTTCGGGCtccgaggaggaggaggcggcggggGCCGAGGGCGACGCGCAGGACTGGGCTGGTGCCGGGTCCAGCGCGGACCAGGACGATGAGGAAG ggTTGGTAAAATTTCAGCCTTCTCTTTGGCCTTGGGACTCAGTGAGGAATAACTTGAGAAGTGCCCTAACAGAGATGTGTGTTCTCTACGATGTCCTCAGTATTGTTAGGGATAAAAAATTTATGACTCTTGATCCAGTCTCTCAGGACGCACTTCCTCCAAAACAG AATCCACAGACACTGCAGTTGATATCGAAAAAGAAGTCGCTCGCTGGAGCAGCCCAGATCCTGTTGAAGGGGGCAGAAAGACTGACCAAATCAGTTAcggaaaaccaagaaaataaactGCAAAGAGACTTCAACTCTGAGCTTTTGAGATTACGGCAACACTGGAAACTCAGAAAAGTTGGGGATAAGATTCTGGGAGATCTGAGCTACAGAAGTGCAG GATCTCTCTTTCCCCATCACGGTACATTTGAAGTAATAAAGAATACAGATATTGATCTGGATAAAAAGATACCCGAAGATTACTGTCCTCTTGATGTTCAGATTCCTAGCGATTTAGAAGGGTCTGCCTATATCAAG GTTTCAATTCAGAAACAAGCTCCAGATATAGGTGATCTGGGTACAGTCAACCTCTTTAAACGACCTTTGCCCAAATCCAAACCAG GTTCCCCACACTGGCAGACGAAATTAGAAGCAGCACAAAACGTTCTCTTGTGTAAAGAAATTTTTGCACAGCTCTCTCGGGAAGCTGTTCAAATTAAGTCACAGATCCCTCACATTGTGGTGAAAAACCAGATTATCTCTCAGCCCTTTCCAA gCTTGCAGTTACTGATTTCTTTGTGCCATTCCTCAAATGATAAGAAATCCCAAAAGTCCGCTACTGAGAAGCCAAGTCCGGAAGACCATCTTTATGTCTTAGAGCATAATTTGCATCTATTAATTAGAGAG TTTCATAAACAGACCTTGAGTTCCATTGTGATGCCTCATCCAGCAAGTGCCCCTTTTGGTCACAAGAGAATGAGACTTTCAGGTCCTCAGGCttttgataaaaatgaaattaattcacTACAGTCCAGTGAAGGGCTTCTagaaaaaatcattaaacaagCAAAGCATATATTCCTGAGGAGCAG AACTGCTGCGACCATTGACAGCTTAGCAAGTCGCATTGAGGACCCTCAGATACAGGCTCACTGGTCAAATATTAATGACGTCTATGAGTCTAGCGTGAAGGTTTTAATCACGTCACAAGGCTATGAACAGATATGCAA GTCCATCCAGCTGCAGTTGAACATCGGAGTTGAGCAGATCCGAGTTGTGCACAGAGATGGGAGGGTGATTACACTGTCTCATCAGGAGCAGGAGCTCCAGGATTTCCTTCTGTCCCAG ATGTCACAGCATCAGGTGCATGCAGTTCAGCAGCTCGCCAAGGTCATGGGCTGGCAGGTGCTCAGCTTCAGCAATCATGTGGGGCTTGGGCCCATAGAGAGCATTGGCAATGCCTCTGCCATCACCGTGGCCTCCCCAAGTGGGGACTATGCTATTTCAG TTCGTAACGGCCCTGAAAGTGGAAGCAAGATCATGGTTCAGTTTCCCCGTAACCAGTGTAAAGATCTTCCAAAAAGTGACGTTTTACAAGATAGCAAATGGAATCATCTTCGTGGACCGTTCAGAGAAGTTCAGTGGAATAAAATGGAAGGTCGaaactttgtttataaaatgGAGCTGCTTATGTCTGCACTTAGCCCTTGCTTACTATGA